One region of Baekduia soli genomic DNA includes:
- a CDS encoding MaoC/PaaZ C-terminal domain-containing protein, which produces MDILGLQLGPVRHTWTERDAILYALGIGARLPEDLPFLYEGAGADGPLVAPTFALTAATRMLPPLIEAARLDVRTLLHATQAIELLRRPAPEGACSVTRTVTGVWDKGRAALVDCVDAIGDDDGPLAVARSSWWVEGAGGFGGPRSDPSASAPPVLPERRPDVTLAVATTPEQAALYRLSGDRNPVHIDPEVARAAGQPRPFLHGLCTLGIAGLGMARAAGAGRRLTSLAGRFTSPVFPGDDVTTEVWWTGEDTALARVTSAGTPVIAPVQATFAD; this is translated from the coding sequence ATGGACATCCTCGGCCTGCAGCTCGGCCCGGTCCGCCACACGTGGACCGAGCGCGACGCGATCCTCTACGCGCTGGGCATCGGCGCCCGCCTGCCCGAGGACCTGCCGTTCCTCTACGAGGGCGCCGGCGCGGACGGGCCGCTCGTCGCCCCGACGTTCGCGCTGACGGCCGCCACGCGGATGCTGCCGCCCCTCATCGAGGCCGCCCGGCTCGACGTGCGCACGCTGCTGCACGCCACGCAGGCCATCGAGCTGCTGCGCCGCCCGGCGCCGGAGGGGGCGTGCAGCGTGACCCGCACGGTCACCGGGGTCTGGGACAAGGGGCGCGCGGCGCTCGTGGACTGCGTGGACGCCATCGGCGATGACGACGGCCCGCTGGCGGTCGCGCGCAGCTCCTGGTGGGTCGAGGGCGCCGGGGGCTTCGGCGGGCCACGGTCCGACCCCTCGGCGTCGGCGCCACCCGTGTTGCCCGAGCGCAGGCCCGACGTCACCCTCGCCGTGGCCACGACACCCGAGCAGGCGGCGCTCTACCGCCTCAGCGGCGACCGCAACCCGGTGCACATCGACCCCGAGGTCGCGCGCGCCGCCGGCCAGCCGCGCCCGTTCCTGCACGGGCTGTGCACGCTGGGCATCGCCGGCCTGGGGATGGCCCGCGCCGCCGGGGCCGGCCGGCGCCTGACGTCGCTGGCCGGCCGGTTCACGAGCCCTGTGTTCCCCGGCGACGACGTGACCACCGAGGTCTGGTGGACCGGCGAGGACACGGCGCTGGCCCGCGTGACGTCCGCGGGGACGCCGGTCATCGCGCCGGTGCAGGCGACGTTCGCCGACTAG
- the tadA gene encoding tRNA adenosine(34) deaminase TadA, whose protein sequence is MGTSADEHWMREALEEARSAVGHGDVPIGAVVVADGHIIGRGRNERERDQDPTAHAEVLALRRAAAALGSWRVLDATLYVTLEPCAMCAGAIVLSRIPRVVYGAPDPKAGAAGSVLDVLAQPQLNHRPR, encoded by the coding sequence ATGGGGACATCGGCCGACGAGCACTGGATGCGGGAGGCGCTGGAGGAGGCACGTTCCGCCGTCGGGCACGGCGACGTGCCCATCGGGGCGGTCGTCGTGGCCGATGGTCACATCATCGGCCGCGGACGCAACGAACGCGAGCGCGATCAGGACCCGACCGCCCATGCGGAGGTGCTGGCGCTGCGCCGGGCGGCCGCCGCGCTGGGCTCCTGGCGGGTCCTGGACGCCACGCTGTACGTCACGCTGGAGCCCTGCGCCATGTGCGCCGGGGCCATCGTGCTCTCGCGGATCCCGCGCGTGGTCTACGGCGCGCCCGACCCCAAGGCCGGTGCGGCGGGCAGCGTGCTCGACGTCCTGGCCCAGCCGCAGCTCAACCACCGCCCGAGGTGA
- a CDS encoding class II glutamine amidotransferase has protein sequence MCRLFGLTGGDRAVRATFWLLEAPDSLARQSRREPDGTGVGWFGPDGRPEVAKQPLAAYADQAFAREARELESTTFVAHIRYATTGTVQAANTHPFAQRGRLMAHNGVVQDLPRLERELGDDLALVQGDTDSERLFALITREIGRHDGDVGAGIASAARWVAAHLPVYALNLVLATPAGLWALRYPAVHELWVLRRAAGGARGDRHLDAASAGGTVRVRSAHLSRRPAVIVASEPMDADPGWRLLEPGELLHVDHGLAVRSTIAVPEAPARPLTLGDLDEKAAAAQAPRTGAATSQPREPA, from the coding sequence ATGTGTCGTCTCTTCGGCCTGACCGGCGGCGACCGCGCGGTCCGCGCGACGTTCTGGCTGCTGGAGGCCCCCGACAGCCTGGCCCGCCAGAGCCGGCGCGAGCCCGACGGCACCGGGGTCGGCTGGTTCGGCCCCGACGGAAGGCCGGAGGTCGCCAAGCAGCCGCTGGCCGCCTACGCCGACCAGGCGTTCGCCCGGGAGGCGCGCGAGCTGGAGTCGACGACGTTCGTCGCCCACATCCGCTACGCCACCACCGGCACGGTCCAGGCGGCCAACACGCATCCGTTCGCCCAGCGCGGCCGGCTCATGGCCCACAACGGCGTCGTGCAGGACCTCCCGCGGCTCGAGCGCGAGCTGGGCGACGACCTCGCGCTCGTGCAGGGCGACACCGACTCCGAGCGCCTGTTCGCGCTCATCACCCGCGAGATCGGGCGCCACGACGGCGATGTCGGGGCAGGCATCGCGTCGGCCGCCCGCTGGGTCGCCGCGCACCTCCCGGTCTACGCGCTGAACCTGGTCCTGGCGACGCCCGCCGGGCTCTGGGCCCTGCGCTACCCGGCGGTGCACGAGCTGTGGGTCCTGCGGCGGGCGGCCGGCGGAGCCCGCGGGGACCGCCACCTCGACGCGGCGAGCGCCGGCGGCACGGTGCGCGTGCGCTCGGCGCACCTGAGCCGCCGCCCCGCGGTCATCGTCGCGAGCGAGCCCATGGACGCCGATCCCGGCTGGCGCCTGCTCGAGCCCGGCGAGCTCCTCCACGTCGACCACGGGCTCGCCGTGCGCTCGACGATCGCCGTGCCCGAGGCGCCGGCCCGGCCGCTCACGCTCGGCGACCTCGACGAGAAGGCCGCGGCGGCGCAGGCGCCGCGGACCGGCGCGGCGACGTCGCAACCACGCGAGCCCGCCTGA
- the hydA gene encoding dihydropyrimidinase, producing the protein MTEERATLLQGGRVVSADGEYDADVLVVGERIAAVGDVQAPPGATVIDVSGCRVLPGLIDNHTHLSMPFMGMMSSDDYDTGTRAAAAGGVTCLVDFAIQREPDQLRSALEEWQGRAEGAAHVDYGFHMAITNANEATIDDMQAMTDAGVSSFKLFMAYKGELMTRDDAMTACLERARDLGALTMVHAENGDVIDLLVKRALHAGQTDAIHHALTRPEFVEAEATSRAARLAEYTGASLFVVHVTCAAAAAEIEAAQQRGIAVSAETCTQYLVNTIDDLRRPGVEGCHYICSPPLRDASNHEPLWDYVRRGVLESVSTDHCPFTNEQKSRGLHDFSLVPNGMPVIQHRLAKLWDEGVVAGRLTPSQLVDRTSTTIARRFGLAGKGAIAPGKDADVVVFDPAAPRDYGTHTSFMNVDYDVYEGETASGSVRHTFSRGTLVYDRGQILTEPGHGRFVARSTAVGAGVAA; encoded by the coding sequence ATGACCGAAGAGCGCGCCACGCTGTTGCAGGGAGGCCGGGTCGTCAGCGCCGACGGCGAGTACGACGCCGACGTCCTGGTCGTCGGCGAGCGGATCGCCGCGGTCGGCGACGTCCAGGCGCCGCCCGGCGCCACCGTGATCGACGTGTCGGGCTGCCGCGTGCTGCCCGGGCTCATCGACAACCACACCCATCTCTCCATGCCGTTCATGGGGATGATGTCCTCCGACGACTACGACACCGGCACCCGCGCGGCCGCCGCCGGCGGCGTGACCTGCCTCGTGGACTTCGCGATCCAGCGCGAGCCCGACCAGCTGCGCTCGGCCCTGGAGGAGTGGCAGGGGCGCGCGGAGGGCGCCGCCCACGTCGACTACGGCTTCCACATGGCGATCACAAACGCCAACGAGGCCACGATCGACGACATGCAGGCGATGACCGACGCCGGCGTCAGCTCGTTCAAGCTGTTCATGGCCTACAAGGGCGAGCTCATGACGCGCGACGACGCGATGACCGCCTGCCTGGAGCGCGCCCGCGATCTCGGCGCCCTGACGATGGTCCACGCCGAGAACGGCGACGTCATCGACCTGCTCGTCAAGCGCGCGCTGCACGCGGGGCAGACCGACGCGATCCACCACGCGCTCACCAGGCCCGAGTTCGTCGAGGCCGAGGCCACGAGCCGCGCCGCGCGCCTGGCCGAGTACACCGGCGCCTCGCTGTTCGTCGTGCACGTCACGTGCGCCGCGGCGGCCGCCGAGATCGAGGCGGCCCAGCAGCGCGGCATCGCGGTCAGCGCCGAGACGTGCACGCAGTACCTCGTCAACACGATCGACGACCTGCGCCGCCCCGGCGTGGAGGGCTGCCACTACATCTGCTCGCCGCCGCTGCGCGACGCGTCCAACCACGAGCCGCTCTGGGACTACGTGCGCCGCGGCGTGCTCGAGTCGGTCTCGACCGACCACTGCCCGTTCACCAACGAGCAGAAGTCCCGCGGCCTGCACGACTTCAGCCTCGTGCCCAACGGCATGCCGGTCATCCAGCATCGCCTGGCCAAGCTGTGGGACGAGGGCGTGGTGGCCGGCCGCCTGACGCCGAGCCAGCTCGTGGACCGCACGTCGACGACGATCGCGCGGCGCTTCGGCCTGGCCGGCAAGGGCGCGATCGCCCCGGGCAAGGACGCCGACGTCGTGGTCTTCGACCCGGCCGCACCGCGGGACTACGGCACCCACACGTCGTTCATGAACGTCGACTACGACGTCTACGAGGGCGAGACGGCCAGCGGGTCGGTGCGCCACACGTTCTCGCGCGGCACGCTGGTCTACGACCGCGGGCAGATCCTCACCGAGCCCGGGCACGGCCGGTTCGTCGCGCGGTCGACGGCCGTCGGGGCCGGGGTGGCCGCGTGA
- a CDS encoding tyrosine-protein phosphatase: MPTDLHCHILPGVDDGPETLEDALDLARALVDGGVDRVVATPHVNRRIPTAPETMHEGVVRLRAALADHAIPLTVEPGAEIAAAHLLELDGDELDALTLGGGGWILLEPPLTSEFPIERAAQELLDEGFGVVLAHPERCALFLRAPERVRPMVEAGVRVSITAAALNRAFGRHAQELARTLVRSGLVHNAASDAHGLGRRPPRLLAELHAAGLDDHVQAWCEAMPAAVLSDARRPSARPTGGAA; the protein is encoded by the coding sequence ATGCCGACCGACCTGCACTGCCACATCCTCCCCGGCGTCGACGACGGGCCCGAGACCCTCGAGGACGCGCTGGACCTGGCCCGGGCGCTCGTCGACGGCGGCGTGGACCGCGTCGTCGCCACCCCGCACGTCAACCGGCGCATCCCGACGGCGCCGGAGACCATGCACGAGGGCGTCGTCCGGCTGCGCGCCGCGCTGGCCGACCACGCGATCCCCCTGACGGTCGAGCCCGGCGCCGAGATCGCCGCCGCGCACCTCCTCGAGCTCGACGGCGACGAGCTCGACGCGCTCACGCTGGGCGGCGGGGGCTGGATCCTGCTCGAGCCGCCGCTGACCTCGGAGTTCCCGATCGAGCGCGCCGCCCAGGAGCTGCTCGACGAGGGCTTCGGCGTCGTCCTGGCCCACCCCGAGCGCTGCGCGCTGTTCCTGCGCGCGCCCGAGCGGGTGCGCCCCATGGTCGAGGCCGGCGTCCGCGTGTCTATCACCGCCGCGGCGCTGAACCGGGCGTTCGGGCGCCACGCCCAGGAGCTCGCCCGGACCCTCGTGCGGTCCGGCCTGGTGCACAACGCCGCCTCCGACGCCCACGGCCTGGGGCGCCGGCCCCCGCGCCTGTTGGCCGAGCTGCACGCCGCCGGCCTGGACGATCACGTCCAGGCCTGGTGCGAGGCGATGCCGGCGGCCGTGCTCAGCGACGCGCGCCGACCGTCCGCCCGTCCCACTGGCGGCGCAGCGTGA
- a CDS encoding Zn-dependent hydrolase, which yields MSLQIDAGRVIADLRELAAASGGEHAGAKRLAWSPDWSAAREWLGGKLAELGDRVTVDRDEAGNLWAQLDGDGSTDGFVVVGSHIDAVPSGGWLDGCLGVMAALEVLRTLAAADAPPPVTVRLVDWADEEGARFGRSLVGSSAVAGTLDPDDVRGLLDAQGTTLQDALASVGVDLDAAAGARSRLDGARAYLELHIEQGPVLLDTGRLASAVSGTFGDERYLIGFTGQSAHAGSTPMHLRRDTLAAAATAALEIREVGIRHGGVTTVGSIASSPGVITAIAGASEMMLDLRHLEAEVLATMLAECRAACEDAARTFDCEVAFRRVFGATPTPFHPELVALARRAVDAAGGGDGPPIPSGPLHDATEIGRLVPTVMIFAQSDPPISHTEVEDSSEEALRVAIEAYGATVGGALELVAAGGLEAAR from the coding sequence GTGAGCCTGCAGATCGACGCCGGCCGGGTCATCGCCGACCTGCGCGAGCTCGCCGCCGCCAGCGGCGGCGAGCACGCGGGGGCCAAGCGGCTGGCGTGGTCGCCGGACTGGTCGGCCGCCCGCGAGTGGCTGGGCGGCAAGCTCGCCGAGCTGGGCGACCGCGTGACCGTCGACCGCGACGAGGCCGGCAACCTCTGGGCCCAGCTCGACGGGGACGGCAGCACCGACGGCTTCGTCGTCGTGGGCTCCCACATCGACGCGGTCCCCTCCGGCGGCTGGCTCGACGGCTGCCTCGGCGTCATGGCCGCGCTGGAGGTGCTGCGCACGCTGGCGGCGGCCGACGCGCCCCCGCCCGTGACCGTGCGCCTCGTCGACTGGGCCGACGAGGAGGGCGCGCGCTTCGGCCGCAGCCTCGTCGGCTCCTCGGCCGTCGCGGGCACACTGGACCCCGACGACGTCCGCGGGCTCCTCGACGCCCAGGGCACCACGCTGCAGGACGCGCTGGCCTCCGTCGGCGTCGACCTCGACGCCGCGGCGGGCGCTCGCTCGCGCCTGGACGGTGCCCGCGCCTACCTCGAGCTGCACATCGAGCAGGGCCCGGTGCTCCTGGACACCGGGCGCCTGGCCTCGGCCGTCAGCGGCACGTTCGGCGACGAGCGCTACCTCATCGGCTTCACCGGCCAGTCCGCCCACGCGGGCTCGACGCCGATGCACCTGCGCCGCGACACGCTGGCCGCCGCGGCGACCGCCGCGCTGGAGATCCGCGAGGTCGGCATCCGCCACGGGGGCGTCACGACCGTCGGCTCCATCGCCAGCTCGCCCGGGGTCATCACGGCGATCGCCGGCGCCTCGGAGATGATGCTCGACCTGCGCCACCTCGAGGCGGAGGTCCTCGCCACGATGCTCGCCGAGTGCCGGGCGGCCTGCGAGGACGCGGCGCGCACGTTCGACTGCGAGGTGGCGTTCCGGCGCGTGTTCGGCGCCACCCCGACCCCGTTCCATCCCGAGCTCGTCGCGCTCGCCCGCAGGGCGGTCGACGCCGCCGGCGGCGGGGACGGGCCCCCCATCCCGAGCGGGCCGCTGCACGACGCGACGGAGATCGGGCGCCTCGTGCCGACCGTGATGATCTTCGCCCAGTCCGATCCGCCGATCTCGCACACGGAGGTCGAGGACTCCTCCGAGGAGGCTCTGCGCGTGGCGATCGAGGCCTACGGCGCCACGGTCGGCGGGGCACTGGAGCTCGTGGCCGCCGGCGGCCTGGAGGCCGCCCGATGA
- a CDS encoding S8 family serine peptidase gives MPSLPRLPALGALLLALLAVPSAAHAAPAARAGEVVVAYRDPPGAHAARMAQPRAPHVLHVRDVAATIRRLRARPDVRYAVPNVVAHAAEAFVPNDPGRTPDPAGWQQTQWNFTGPASVDAPDAWGNLIAAGRPGGKGVVVAVLDTGVAYRRFGRTPADPDLAATKFVAGYDFVGRDPYANDHNGHGTHVASTIAESTNNAIGLTGLAYGASIMPVKVLDDLGSGDAAEIARGVRFAARKGAKVINLSLEFSSDVTSSEIPQLLDAIAYAHRRGAMVVAASGNEAVTKVAYPARATYVVSVGSTTEHGCLSDFSNQGSGLDLVAPGGGPDAYLTDPGCVPDGTPGRNIAQMTLIGLHRDTFGIPGGYEGTSMAVPHVSAAAALVIASGVLGPDPTPDAVQRRLEVTARDLGAPGYDTRYGYGLINAGTATDPAVPVG, from the coding sequence TTGCCCTCCCTCCCCCGCCTCCCCGCCCTCGGCGCCCTCCTGCTGGCGCTGCTGGCCGTGCCCTCGGCCGCCCACGCGGCGCCCGCCGCGCGCGCCGGCGAGGTCGTCGTGGCCTATCGCGACCCACCGGGCGCGCATGCGGCGCGGATGGCGCAGCCGCGCGCGCCGCACGTGCTGCACGTCCGCGACGTCGCCGCGACGATCCGCCGCCTCCGCGCCCGCCCCGACGTGCGCTACGCGGTGCCCAACGTGGTGGCCCACGCCGCGGAGGCCTTCGTGCCGAACGACCCCGGCCGCACGCCGGACCCAGCGGGCTGGCAGCAGACGCAGTGGAACTTCACGGGTCCGGCGAGCGTCGACGCGCCGGATGCCTGGGGCAATCTGATCGCCGCCGGGCGCCCGGGCGGCAAGGGCGTCGTCGTCGCCGTGCTCGACACGGGCGTCGCCTACCGGCGCTTCGGCCGAACCCCGGCCGACCCCGACCTCGCGGCCACGAAGTTCGTCGCCGGCTACGACTTCGTCGGCCGGGACCCCTACGCCAACGACCACAACGGCCACGGCACGCACGTGGCCTCGACGATCGCGGAGTCCACGAACAACGCCATCGGGCTGACCGGCCTGGCCTACGGAGCGTCGATCATGCCCGTCAAGGTCCTCGACGACCTCGGCTCGGGCGACGCCGCCGAGATCGCCCGCGGCGTGCGCTTCGCCGCACGCAAGGGCGCCAAGGTCATCAACCTCAGCCTCGAGTTCTCCTCCGACGTGACGTCGTCGGAGATCCCGCAGCTCCTGGACGCCATCGCCTACGCCCATCGCCGCGGCGCGATGGTCGTCGCCGCCTCGGGCAACGAGGCCGTGACGAAGGTCGCCTACCCGGCGCGGGCCACGTATGTGGTCTCCGTGGGCTCGACGACCGAGCACGGCTGCCTTTCGGACTTCTCCAACCAGGGCAGCGGCCTGGACCTCGTCGCCCCCGGCGGCGGGCCGGACGCCTACCTCACCGATCCGGGCTGCGTGCCCGACGGCACCCCGGGGCGCAACATCGCCCAGATGACGCTCATCGGCCTGCACCGGGACACGTTCGGCATCCCCGGCGGCTACGAGGGCACGTCGATGGCGGTGCCGCACGTGTCGGCCGCGGCGGCGCTGGTCATCGCCAGCGGCGTGCTCGGCCCGGACCCGACGCCCGACGCCGTCCAGCGCCGCCTGGAGGTCACCGCGCGCGATCTGGGCGCGCCGGGCTACGACACCCGCTACGGCTACGGCCTCATCAACGCGGGCACCGCGACGGACCCGGCCGTGCCGGTCGGCTGA
- a CDS encoding sensor domain-containing diguanylate cyclase, whose product MGNPTYRAAGADRGDDLARHPLVDALRGEMLALQRDLERCAGLHRAMARQTPNGFVLLFDGELRHTMADGGALEAYAGPAAQLEGRTPAEALTDELAAELEPRYRAALEGRTLSWECRRGTRTFTMTAGPVRDRAGEIFAGMVSGTDVTQVRHGEAMNMALSQLATAVARNASPSVVFRQLAESLRDLFDVTSTAIARFEGPGRATVLAAAPHQAAELPASVRFADGDERHAALAAVQHSARAALREPGGAPGSYGAALRDEGVVRTAAAPIRVHDRLWGALVLSTTEAGQLPPDTLSGLGDFAELAELAIGNADAWEQLRRDASTDALTGLANHRSFQERLRQEVARADRHGRALSLVLLDIDRFKLVNDTHGHQVGDRVLAEVARRMRVRLQEGELLARIGGEEFAWILPETDGDGALLAAERLRREISGDPIDVAGTITASAGVCDLGAAGSAERLSQLADRALYAAKQLGRDRACHHTAVAGLHPVSHGIAR is encoded by the coding sequence ATGGGCAACCCGACATACCGAGCCGCCGGGGCGGATCGGGGCGACGACCTCGCGCGCCACCCGCTCGTCGACGCGCTGCGCGGCGAGATGCTCGCACTCCAGCGCGATCTCGAGCGCTGCGCCGGTCTGCACCGCGCCATGGCGCGCCAGACGCCCAACGGCTTCGTGCTGCTGTTCGACGGCGAGCTGCGCCACACGATGGCCGACGGCGGCGCCCTGGAGGCCTACGCCGGCCCGGCGGCCCAGCTGGAGGGCCGCACGCCCGCCGAGGCGCTGACCGACGAGCTCGCGGCCGAGCTCGAGCCGCGCTACCGCGCGGCGCTGGAGGGCCGGACGCTGAGCTGGGAGTGCCGCCGCGGCACGCGCACCTTCACGATGACGGCCGGGCCGGTGCGCGACCGCGCCGGCGAGATCTTCGCCGGCATGGTCTCGGGCACCGACGTGACCCAGGTCCGCCACGGCGAGGCCATGAACATGGCCCTCAGCCAGCTGGCGACGGCCGTCGCGCGCAACGCGTCGCCCTCGGTCGTCTTCCGCCAGCTCGCCGAGAGCCTGCGCGACCTCTTCGACGTCACGAGCACCGCCATCGCCCGCTTCGAGGGCCCCGGCCGCGCGACGGTCCTCGCCGCCGCCCCGCACCAGGCGGCCGAGCTGCCCGCCAGCGTGCGCTTCGCCGACGGCGACGAGCGCCACGCCGCGCTGGCCGCCGTCCAGCACAGCGCGCGCGCCGCGCTGCGGGAGCCGGGCGGGGCCCCGGGCTCCTACGGCGCCGCGCTGCGCGACGAGGGCGTCGTACGCACGGCCGCCGCGCCGATCCGCGTGCACGACCGGCTGTGGGGCGCCCTCGTGCTCAGCACGACGGAGGCCGGCCAGCTGCCGCCCGACACGCTGTCCGGCCTCGGCGACTTCGCCGAGCTGGCCGAGCTGGCCATCGGCAACGCCGACGCCTGGGAGCAGCTGCGCCGCGACGCCAGCACGGACGCCCTGACCGGCCTGGCCAACCACCGCTCCTTCCAGGAGCGCCTGCGCCAGGAGGTCGCCCGCGCCGACCGCCACGGCCGCGCGCTGAGCCTCGTCCTCTTGGACATCGACCGCTTCAAGCTCGTCAACGACACCCACGGCCACCAGGTGGGCGACCGCGTCCTGGCCGAGGTGGCGCGCCGCATGCGCGTCCGCCTGCAGGAGGGCGAGCTGCTGGCCCGGATCGGCGGCGAGGAGTTCGCCTGGATCCTGCCCGAGACCGACGGCGACGGCGCGCTGCTGGCCGCCGAGCGCCTGCGCCGGGAGATCTCCGGCGACCCGATCGACGTCGCCGGCACGATCACGGCCTCCGCCGGCGTGTGCGACCTCGGCGCCGCGGGCAGCGCCGAGCGCCTCAGCCAGCTCGCCGACCGCGCGCTCTACGCGGCCAAGCAGCTCGGCCGCGACCGGGCCTGCCACCACACCGCGGTGGCCGGGCTGCACCCGGTGTCGCACGGCATCGCACGCTGA
- a CDS encoding isocitrate lyase/PEP mutase family protein, producing MTLRERLNQPEILIAMGAHDPLTALLAQRADLEAVYHGGYAVAAHQYGLPDLGLVGLSEMVESVTRIRAVAGVPIIADADTGYGSEPGVTRAVRELERAGAGAVQIEDQVFPKRCGHMEGKRVIPAEEMAAKVRAAVAARRDPETVIIARTDALAVTGLPDAMHRCLTYADAGADVVFVDAPRDRADLAEIAQHVGDRALLMANMTETGKTELLPASELQTLGYALVIFPSTQTWLFSRAYTEVCRELLATGTTAHLLDRFDSFDDINELLGKSAWEATAQAG from the coding sequence ATGACCCTGCGCGAGCGCCTCAACCAGCCCGAGATCCTGATCGCGATGGGCGCCCACGATCCGCTCACCGCGCTGCTGGCGCAGCGGGCCGACCTCGAGGCCGTCTACCACGGCGGCTACGCGGTGGCCGCCCACCAGTACGGCCTGCCCGACCTCGGCCTCGTCGGGCTCAGCGAGATGGTCGAGTCGGTCACGCGCATCCGCGCGGTGGCCGGCGTGCCGATCATCGCCGACGCCGACACGGGCTACGGCAGCGAGCCCGGCGTCACCCGCGCGGTCCGCGAGCTCGAGCGCGCGGGCGCCGGCGCGGTGCAGATCGAGGATCAGGTCTTCCCCAAGCGCTGCGGCCACATGGAGGGCAAGCGGGTCATCCCCGCCGAGGAGATGGCGGCCAAGGTCCGTGCCGCGGTGGCCGCCCGGCGTGATCCCGAGACGGTGATCATCGCGCGGACCGACGCGCTGGCCGTCACGGGCCTGCCCGACGCCATGCACCGCTGCCTGACCTACGCCGACGCGGGCGCCGACGTCGTCTTCGTCGACGCGCCCCGCGACCGCGCCGACCTCGCCGAGATCGCGCAGCACGTCGGCGACCGGGCGCTGCTCATGGCGAACATGACCGAGACCGGCAAGACCGAGCTGCTGCCCGCCTCCGAGCTGCAGACCCTGGGCTACGCCCTGGTGATCTTCCCCTCGACGCAGACCTGGCTGTTCTCGCGTGCCTACACCGAGGTCTGCCGGGAGCTGCTGGCCACGGGCACCACCGCACACCTCCTGGACCGGTTCGACAGCTTCGACGACATCAACGAGCTGCTGGGCAAGTCGGCCTGGGAGGCCACGGCGCAGGCCGGATGA
- a CDS encoding glycosyl hydrolase, whose amino-acid sequence MLATDGRVRTGRRARGIVLALLAGMVTTLAAGAPAHAAPLVGIQSGGILSSADTAEANDRELAAEARLHVKVVRFEVSWAALEPRASGERDPAVLAKIDAFVDGAARRGIRPILFIDRTPCWASSAPADVRGDCSGPDANRDAVWRYAPADPVSAVPVATFLSQRYGTRLAAFQLWNEPDQSNEKYWAGPNKIAGYVAFAKALYPALKAVSPTVPVLAGSFVGADGRWLTALYKAGIKGSYDGIAVQFYDLPLYALRTTRAVQRKYGDTAPLWMTEFGYTSCSGRNGRPTHAADHPCVTQAVQAQNLGDVFAAVSRTSWVKATVVYALYDESSSYQFGVIDRQGRHKPSYSVVSRAGKARRLRTQRMHLTRRGRSIRVAGTAPGIDIYTMKVSIGGVLRYRAIIRPNRLNRFTVTLPAVLGTGHMKVTLRRQWDGRTVGARR is encoded by the coding sequence GTGCTAGCCACAGACGGGCGGGTCAGGACGGGGCGGCGCGCGCGGGGGATCGTCCTCGCGCTGCTCGCCGGCATGGTGACGACGCTGGCCGCGGGCGCCCCGGCGCACGCGGCTCCGCTCGTGGGCATCCAGAGCGGCGGCATCCTCTCCTCGGCCGACACGGCGGAGGCCAACGACCGCGAGCTGGCGGCCGAGGCGCGCCTGCACGTCAAGGTCGTGCGCTTCGAGGTCTCCTGGGCCGCGCTGGAGCCGCGGGCGTCGGGCGAGCGCGACCCCGCGGTGCTGGCGAAGATCGACGCGTTCGTCGACGGTGCGGCACGACGCGGCATCCGGCCCATCCTCTTCATCGACCGCACGCCGTGCTGGGCCTCCTCGGCCCCCGCCGACGTGCGCGGCGACTGCTCGGGCCCGGACGCCAACCGCGATGCCGTCTGGAGGTATGCGCCGGCCGACCCCGTCAGCGCGGTGCCCGTCGCGACGTTCCTGTCGCAGCGCTACGGGACGCGCCTGGCCGCGTTCCAGCTCTGGAACGAGCCCGACCAGTCCAACGAGAAGTACTGGGCCGGCCCGAACAAGATCGCGGGCTACGTCGCGTTCGCCAAGGCGCTGTATCCCGCGCTGAAGGCCGTCAGCCCGACGGTCCCCGTCCTCGCCGGCTCCTTCGTGGGCGCCGACGGCCGCTGGCTCACCGCGCTCTACAAGGCGGGCATCAAGGGCAGCTACGACGGGATCGCCGTCCAGTTCTACGACCTGCCGCTCTACGCGCTGCGCACCACGCGCGCGGTGCAGCGCAAGTACGGCGACACCGCGCCGCTGTGGATGACGGAGTTCGGCTACACGAGCTGCAGCGGCCGCAACGGGCGCCCGACGCACGCCGCCGACCATCCCTGCGTCACGCAGGCCGTCCAGGCCCAGAACCTCGGCGACGTGTTCGCCGCGGTCTCGCGCACGTCGTGGGTCAAGGCCACGGTCGTCTACGCCCTGTACGACGAGTCCTCGTCCTACCAGTTCGGCGTCATCGACCGCCAGGGCCGCCACAAGCCGTCCTACTCCGTCGTCTCCAGGGCCGGCAAGGCCCGCAGGCTGCGCACACAGCGGATGCACCTGACCCGCCGGGGCCGCAGCATCCGCGTTGCGGGCACCGCGCCGGGCATCGACATCTACACGATGAAGGTCAGCATCGGCGGCGTCCTGCGCTACCGGGCCATCATCCGGCCCAACCGCCTCAACCGCTTCACGGTCACGCTGCCCGCCGTCCTGGGCACGGGCCACATGAAGGTCACGCTGCGCCGCCAGTGGGACGGGCGGACGGTCGGCGCGCGTCGCTGA